A single Ammospiza caudacuta isolate bAmmCau1 chromosome 6, bAmmCau1.pri, whole genome shotgun sequence DNA region contains:
- the CHGA gene encoding chromogranin-A produces MSRPELLAVLLLAVPAVSLPVTNDMNKGDTKVMKCIVEVISDTLSKPNPLPISEECLETLRGDERIISILRHQNLLKELQEIAAQGANERTQQQKKNSGFEDELSEVLESQNNKNKQRDAAGEYPEEEQPTGSLTELAAQKPQQNEDSREEEKSLEEREPRPWDTNPDEKEDQEEAESNDIRDTEDTHQNKVLNNHIGKNFSEDEQQQQGDEEEEPRGSRDSLELEDEGEEPSRQGQEHSKEGAGERVEREDDGDEAAEEDPTEAERSLDLAEEDEEAEEMQGGDNNDDDLGFGKDVQSSEEEEEEEEEEQPRALRGGRHRLEDEEVQGEEDTFQPRNAKSDEMEEESSREWEDTKRWNKMDELAKQLTAKKRMEENDSEEDADRSMKKTFRSRKYAFSSPEEDVRRSWKHHSKEDSSEGGFPLAPMPEEKKDEEGSANRRTEDQELESLAAIEAELERVAHKLHELRRG; encoded by the exons ATGAGCCGGCCAGAACTGCTCGCCGTGCTGCTCCTGGCCGTGCCGG CTGTCTCCCTTCCTGTGACAAATGACATGAATAAAGGCGACACTAAG GTGATGAAGTGCATTGTGGAGGTCATCTCTGATACTTTATCTAAGCCAAACCCCCTGCCGATCAGCGAGGAATGCCTAGAGACTCTGCGAGGAG ATGAGAGAATTATTTCTATCCTTCGCCACCAAAACTTACTGAAGGAACTTCAGGAAATTGCTGCACAAG GTGCCAATGAGAGAactcagcagcagaagaaaaatagcGGCTTTGAAGATGAACTTTCCGAAGTCCTTGAAAGTCAGAACAACAAGAACAAGCAGAGAG ATGCTGCAGGGGAGTATCCTGAAGAGGAGCAGCCCACAGGGTCCCTgactgagctggcagcacagaagCCCCAGCAAAATGAAGACtcaagagaggaggaaaaaagcctggaggagagggaacCCAGGCCATGGGATACCAACCCTGATGAGAAAGAGGATCAGGAGGAAGCTGAGAGCAATGACATCAGGGATACAGAGGATACCCATCAAAACAAAGTTTTGAACAACCACATTGGCAAAAATTTCAGTGAGGacgagcagcagcagcaaggagatGAAGAGGAGGAGCCCAgaggctccagggacagcctggaGCTTGAGGACGAGGGAGAAGAGCCCTCCAGGCAGGGTCAGGAGCACAgcaaggagggagcaggggagcGTGTGGAGCGGGAGGATGATGGAGATGAAGCTGCAGAGGAGGACCCTACTGAAGCAGAGAGGTCACTCGATTTGgctgaggaggatgaggaggctgaggagaTGCAGGGAGGTGACA ATAACGATGATGacctgggatttgggaaagatgtgcagagctctgaagaggaggaggaagaggaggaggaagagcagcccCGGGCACTGAGAGGAGGAAGGCATCGCCTGGAGGATGAGGAGGTGCAGGGAGAAGAGGACACCTTTCAGCCCAGGAATGCCAAAAGTGATGAGATGGAGGAGGAATCCTCCAGGGAGTGGGAAGACACCAAGAGGTGGAACAAAATGGATGAGCTGGCCAAGCAGCTGACAGCAAAGAAGCGCATGGAGGAAAATGACAGTGAGGAAGATGCAGACAGGTCCATGAAAAAGACATTTAGGTCCCGCAAGTATGCCTTCAGCAGCCCAGAGGAAGATGTGAGAAGGTCATGGAAGCATCACTCGAAGGAAGACAGCAGTGAAGGAGGCTTTCCACTTGCTCCCATGCCTGAAGAGAAGAAGGATGAGGAAGGCAGCGCTAACAGGAGAACAGAG gaccaggagctggagagccTGGCGGCCATCGAGGCGGAGCTGGAGCGCGTCGCCCACAAGCTGCACGAGCTGAGGCGAGGCTGA